A single uncultured Acetobacterium sp. DNA region contains:
- a CDS encoding metalloregulator ArsR/SmtB family transcription factor, producing the protein MDRVLKNDHTEETLFEVAEFFKVLGDPTRIKIVSALFENGELCVNDIVDLVDVSRTAVSHQLRILKDKRIISYRKEGQMKFYHLDDAHVEVIVLLTITHLSHH; encoded by the coding sequence ATGGATAGAGTTTTGAAAAACGACCATACCGAGGAAACCTTATTTGAGGTTGCCGAATTTTTTAAGGTGTTGGGAGATCCCACCCGGATAAAGATTGTCAGTGCGCTGTTTGAAAATGGCGAGCTGTGTGTCAACGATATTGTTGATTTAGTGGATGTCAGCCGAACGGCAGTATCACATCAATTGAGAATTTTAAAAGACAAACGGATTATCAGCTATCGCAAAGAGGGGCAGATGAAATTTTATCATTTGGATGATGCCCATGTAGAGGTCATCGTTCTTTTGACGATCACCCATTTAAGTCATCATTAA